One genomic segment of Laspinema palackyanum D2c includes these proteins:
- a CDS encoding isoprenyl transferase: protein MITKPSALQQLPADLDAERLPKHVAVIMDGNGRWAKLHGMPRFMGHRRGVDTLKDLLRCCRDWGIQALTVYAFSSENWGRPLEEVNFLMTLFERVLRQELQEMMEENVRINFVGNLDSLPKSLQEEIGRSVENTRNNKGIHFTIATNYGGRQEIVQACRAIAEQVQQGLIQPEQIDEALFERHLYTSEVGDPDLLIRTSGEMRLSNFLLWQVAYSELYVTETLWPDFNREEFHYALRSYQKRERRFGKV, encoded by the coding sequence ATGATTACCAAGCCATCAGCTTTACAACAGTTGCCTGCTGACCTCGACGCAGAGAGACTCCCCAAGCACGTAGCAGTGATCATGGATGGAAATGGTCGATGGGCGAAGCTTCATGGAATGCCCCGGTTTATGGGGCATCGGCGGGGAGTCGATACCCTCAAGGACCTCCTGCGCTGCTGTCGCGATTGGGGAATTCAGGCCCTCACGGTTTATGCGTTTTCTAGTGAAAATTGGGGGCGTCCCTTAGAGGAAGTCAATTTTTTGATGACCCTGTTTGAGCGGGTCCTGCGCCAAGAACTCCAGGAGATGATGGAGGAAAATGTCCGGATTAACTTTGTGGGAAACTTAGACTCTTTGCCGAAATCCCTCCAAGAAGAAATCGGGCGATCGGTGGAAAATACTCGCAATAATAAGGGGATTCACTTTACGATCGCCACCAATTACGGGGGTCGTCAGGAAATCGTCCAAGCTTGTCGGGCGATCGCCGAACAGGTGCAGCAAGGTTTAATCCAACCCGAACAAATCGATGAGGCGTTATTTGAACGCCATCTCTACACCTCCGAAGTCGGGGACCCCGATTTATTGATCCGCACCAGTGGCGAAATGCGCCTCAGCAATTTTCTCCTCTGGCAAGTCGCCTATTCGGAACTCTATGTCACCGAAACCCTCTGGCCAGATTTTAACCGCGAAGAATTCCATTACGCCCTCCGTTCCTATCAAAAACGAGAACGACGTTTCGGCAAAGTCTAA
- a CDS encoding DUF3143 domain-containing protein has translation MTLPSSDTPLYNHALPAIEQWLEDQGCEQDRTELHCWRVERPSWNAELVLDVDHVSVRYTHAEGGVQDIQRSFKYSLSRRDIEEAIFSGP, from the coding sequence ATGACTTTACCTTCATCGGATACCCCGCTTTATAACCATGCGCTTCCGGCGATCGAGCAATGGTTAGAGGACCAGGGATGCGAACAAGACCGAACGGAACTGCACTGCTGGCGAGTAGAACGCCCGAGTTGGAATGCAGAACTCGTCCTGGATGTGGATCACGTCAGTGTCCGTTACACCCATGCTGAAGGTGGGGTGCAAGATATTCAACGCTCCTTCAAATATTCCCTCAGTCGGCGAGATATTGAAGAAGCGATTTTTAGTGGACCCTAG
- a CDS encoding J domain-containing protein — protein sequence MTQNRVNFNNRKPPMPPGTLSALNYYALLGLSKGATVPEIRRAYRELSKRYHPDTSSLPQEEAREKFQQIKDAYKTLSNDRERHLYDVKLRLERDGMGGNGVSLPPHWKRTPDAAYGRSVGTGREPSERPLSGGELFVLLILGITLIGCLLLAIAIGLTRENVPLPYL from the coding sequence GTGACTCAAAACCGAGTAAACTTCAACAACCGAAAACCCCCGATGCCACCGGGTACCTTGTCGGCACTGAATTATTATGCCTTGCTGGGCCTTTCCAAGGGGGCAACGGTGCCGGAAATTCGGCGCGCTTATCGGGAACTGAGCAAGCGCTATCATCCCGATACCTCCTCTCTTCCCCAGGAGGAAGCGCGGGAAAAGTTTCAACAGATTAAGGATGCCTACAAGACTCTGAGTAATGACCGAGAACGACATCTCTATGATGTGAAATTGAGACTAGAGCGGGACGGAATGGGGGGAAATGGGGTATCATTACCCCCGCACTGGAAACGCACCCCTGACGCTGCTTATGGGCGGTCTGTAGGGACGGGTCGAGAGCCGTCTGAGCGTCCTTTGTCCGGTGGGGAGTTGTTTGTGCTGTTGATTCTGGGGATCACGTTGATCGGTTGTTTGTTGCTGGCGATCGCGATCGGGTTAACGCGAGAAAATGTGCCCTTACCCTACTTATAA
- the ilvC gene encoding ketol-acid reductoisomerase — MARMYYDEDANLDLLAGKTIAIIGYGSQGHAHALNLKDSGMNVIVGLYPGSKSATKAKDAGLTVHSVADAAKAADWIMILLPDEVQKSVYKHEIEPNLSAGNVLCFAHGFNIHFGQVVPPDDVDVVMVAPKGPGHLVRRTYEQGEGVPALFAVYQDATGQARDRAMAYAKGIGGTRAGILETTFREETETDLFGEQAVLCGGLSALIKAGFETLVEAGYQPELAYFECLHEVKLIVDLIVEGGLATMRDSISNTAEYGDYTRGPRIVTDTTRAEMRKILKEIQTGQFAREFVLENQSGKAGFTAMRRQEAEHPIEEVGKDLRAMFSWLKKK, encoded by the coding sequence ATGGCCCGGATGTACTACGACGAAGACGCAAATTTGGACCTATTAGCCGGAAAAACCATTGCAATTATTGGTTACGGCTCTCAAGGTCACGCCCACGCCCTCAACCTGAAAGATAGTGGCATGAACGTCATTGTCGGGCTGTATCCGGGCAGCAAATCAGCCACCAAAGCAAAAGACGCCGGATTGACCGTCCATAGCGTTGCTGACGCCGCGAAAGCTGCTGATTGGATTATGATTTTGTTGCCGGATGAGGTCCAAAAGTCGGTTTATAAACATGAAATTGAGCCGAATCTCAGCGCAGGCAATGTACTGTGTTTTGCTCACGGTTTTAACATTCACTTCGGACAAGTGGTCCCGCCGGATGATGTGGATGTGGTGATGGTGGCACCGAAAGGACCGGGACATTTGGTCCGTCGGACTTATGAACAGGGAGAAGGGGTTCCGGCATTATTTGCGGTGTATCAAGATGCTACGGGTCAAGCGCGCGATCGCGCAATGGCTTATGCCAAAGGCATTGGCGGCACCCGCGCCGGTATCCTAGAAACAACGTTCCGCGAAGAAACCGAAACGGACCTGTTTGGTGAACAAGCCGTGCTCTGTGGGGGCCTAAGTGCCTTAATTAAAGCCGGGTTTGAAACCTTGGTGGAAGCTGGATATCAGCCCGAATTGGCTTATTTTGAATGTCTGCATGAAGTCAAACTGATTGTTGACTTGATTGTAGAAGGTGGACTCGCCACCATGCGCGACAGTATCTCCAATACCGCCGAATATGGAGACTACACGCGCGGTCCTCGGATCGTCACCGATACCACCCGCGCCGAAATGCGGAAAATTCTCAAGGAAATTCAAACGGGACAATTTGCTCGGGAATTCGTGTTAGAGAATCAATCCGGTAAGGCTGGATTTACCGCCATGCGCCGACAAGAAGCCGAACATCCCATTGAGGAAGTCGGAAAAGATTTGCGGGCGATGTTTAGCTGGCTCAAGAAAAAATAA
- a CDS encoding amidase — protein MNKQDLAFTPALEQAQLIRNKELSPLELTQLYLDRIETLDPKLGSYFTVTAELALADAKAKTEQLATTDPDTLPPFFGIPISIKDLTAVADIPCSYGVAALRDKLPSHDRAVVTRIKQGGFVLLGKTATSQLGSLPFTEPAGFPPARNPWNLDYTPGGSSGGASAALSAGLCAIAQASDGGGSLRGPAACCGLVGIKPARGRVSLAPLGDCVNGLLTHGALTRTVADAAAMLDLISGYVPGDPYWLPDPDPSFLAHATTKTVKPLRIGFATKLDPIGEAAPECQQAVLDTVQRLEEMGHAIEQISLDLTDLLQPLTAIWVSGVSFSGMPREILQPINQWFLERGQQITSGQYLQAVAQMQMFCRRIVASLEQYDALVLPVFMSPTIRVGEWANLSPEEILHKSFEWVAPCPLFNATGQPAIAIPAGFSSGLPVGVQLVGRPAGEAPLFTLAAQLEAAHPWIQYRPPIA, from the coding sequence ATGAATAAACAGGATTTAGCATTTACACCGGCTTTGGAACAAGCGCAGCTGATTCGGAACAAAGAACTCTCGCCTTTAGAACTGACCCAGCTTTATTTAGACCGCATCGAAACCTTAGATCCCAAGCTGGGCAGCTATTTTACCGTTACCGCTGAATTAGCTTTAGCCGATGCCAAAGCCAAAACGGAACAACTCGCCACAACCGACCCGGATACCCTGCCCCCATTCTTTGGCATCCCTATTTCCATCAAAGACCTCACCGCCGTAGCAGATATCCCCTGTAGCTATGGCGTTGCAGCCCTGCGGGACAAATTACCCAGTCACGATCGCGCTGTAGTGACCCGCATCAAACAAGGGGGATTTGTCCTCTTAGGGAAAACCGCTACATCCCAATTAGGCAGTCTTCCCTTCACCGAACCGGCAGGATTTCCACCGGCGCGCAATCCTTGGAATTTAGACTATACCCCAGGGGGGTCCAGTGGAGGAGCCTCCGCCGCCCTCAGTGCGGGATTATGTGCGATCGCCCAGGCATCCGATGGTGGGGGTTCCCTCCGGGGTCCCGCTGCTTGCTGTGGGTTAGTCGGCATCAAACCCGCCAGAGGTCGAGTTTCCCTAGCGCCCCTAGGAGATTGCGTCAATGGATTACTAACTCATGGCGCGCTCACCCGCACCGTTGCCGATGCCGCTGCCATGCTGGACCTGATTTCCGGCTATGTTCCCGGAGACCCTTACTGGCTTCCCGACCCTGACCCGTCTTTTCTGGCTCATGCCACAACCAAAACCGTCAAACCCTTGCGAATCGGCTTTGCCACCAAGCTTGACCCGATTGGAGAAGCGGCCCCCGAATGTCAGCAAGCGGTCCTAGACACGGTGCAACGCCTGGAAGAAATGGGACACGCGATCGAACAAATTTCCCTAGATTTAACCGATTTACTCCAACCCCTGACCGCCATTTGGGTGAGTGGAGTGTCCTTTTCCGGGATGCCTAGAGAGATTCTGCAACCGATCAACCAGTGGTTTTTAGAACGCGGACAGCAGATAACAAGCGGTCAATACTTGCAAGCCGTCGCCCAGATGCAGATGTTTTGTCGGCGGATTGTCGCTTCCTTGGAGCAATATGACGCCTTGGTATTGCCGGTGTTTATGAGTCCAACCATTCGAGTTGGGGAATGGGCGAATCTCAGTCCCGAAGAGATTTTGCACAAGAGTTTTGAATGGGTGGCTCCCTGTCCCTTGTTTAATGCCACAGGTCAACCGGCGATCGCAATTCCCGCCGGATTTTCCTCCGGTTTACCCGTAGGGGTCCAGCTTGTAGGCCGTCCAGCAGGAGAAGCCCCCCTCTTTACCTTAGCCGCTCAACTGGAAGCCGCTCACCCCTGGATTCAGTACCGCCCCCCCATCGCCTAG
- a CDS encoding UbiA family prenyltransferase, protein MQAKLLGNWNWGIRWAQMVRRELLVNWLFIKSEIWVGVVPGLIFLCVAWNSQELPAGEFLPVLAGGALYFSLYTYTFCVATQMMGVVGDRINQRDRPLCRGLISYQGAKRRWIASMVGFSVVGWQLGVFEWTLLWQLCIILLTFGRLGLEWPTKHFFLGLGAIAQMAAAWQAVASINLVQGTWILLVAILCSAVVGIQDLSDLEGDVATGVNTFPVTFGNVGSRFILGIGFVLLPLAIHVGLLMPSGFNNHLLPWAIAQALASWGVAVRVILYRSPSADRDTYLLALAWYYIVLGSASAAF, encoded by the coding sequence GTGCAAGCTAAACTGCTAGGAAACTGGAACTGGGGCATCCGATGGGCGCAGATGGTGAGGCGCGAACTGTTGGTGAATTGGTTATTCATCAAAAGTGAGATATGGGTCGGAGTTGTCCCCGGATTGATTTTTCTATGTGTTGCCTGGAATTCGCAAGAATTGCCAGCAGGAGAATTCCTGCCGGTGTTAGCCGGGGGAGCACTCTATTTCTCGTTATATACTTATACGTTTTGTGTGGCAACCCAAATGATGGGGGTGGTGGGCGATCGCATTAACCAACGCGATCGCCCCCTGTGCCGGGGACTGATTTCCTATCAGGGAGCCAAGCGGCGCTGGATTGCCAGCATGGTAGGGTTTTCCGTGGTGGGATGGCAGTTGGGAGTGTTTGAATGGACTCTGCTCTGGCAACTCTGTATCATTTTACTCACATTTGGGCGCTTGGGTTTAGAATGGCCCACAAAGCACTTCTTTTTAGGACTCGGAGCGATCGCTCAAATGGCAGCAGCATGGCAGGCAGTCGCCTCAATTAACCTGGTTCAAGGGACTTGGATCTTATTGGTGGCGATTCTTTGTAGCGCCGTTGTTGGCATTCAAGACCTGAGTGATCTGGAGGGAGATGTGGCAACGGGGGTGAATACATTTCCCGTAACCTTTGGCAATGTAGGCAGCCGATTTATCCTGGGTATCGGCTTTGTGCTGTTGCCTTTAGCCATTCATGTGGGACTGTTGATGCCATCGGGTTTTAACAACCATTTACTGCCCTGGGCGATCGCCCAAGCCCTCGCCAGTTGGGGCGTAGCGGTGCGGGTGATCCTCTACCGATCGCCCAGTGCCGACCGCGATACCTACTTACTGGCTTTAGCTTGGTATTACATCGTTTTAGGGAGTGCAAGCGCTGCATTTTAG